The following proteins are encoded in a genomic region of Magallana gigas chromosome 1, xbMagGiga1.1, whole genome shotgun sequence:
- the LOC117687581 gene encoding uncharacterized protein has product MYSTAIITSLTLLLYLCVLELSQCYVNVALNKPTYQKFPYIPGDDTYDSGNAVDGLKADLTWNGGQCVYSFYEETPTWWVNLTNILSIHHITIYFMTGNFPWGLSNPYTSSFLGFSLYVSNTTDISQGILCFKDNNFTKRTIPAVFTTNCSIPGQYVIYYNERLLNGSYPIDYSAHTQINLCEVEVYGCPTNGYYGINCSSPCPDINCQYCHIETGICQGCKPKYRGHQCELDVFMAERDTDVKKSKNFPLNRIEYLQCFVCISSLTAIPNIFYINGENVLICE; this is encoded by the exons ATGTATTCTACTGCCATAATAACTTCATTGACTTTGCTGTTATATCTATGTGTATTAGAGTTGTCTCAATGCTACG ttaATGTGGCTCTAAATAAACCGACATACCAGAAGTTCCCATATATACCTGGGGACGACACCTATGACTCAGGCAATGCTGTAGACGGACTGAAGGCAGATCTGACCTGGAATGGAGGACAGTGTGTATATTCATTCTATGAAGAAACTCCCACATGGTGGGTGAACCTGACTAACATCCTCAGCATCCATCACATCACCATCTACTTTATGACAGGCAATTTTCCATGGG GACTCTCTAATCCATACACGTCGTCTTTTCTGGGATTCTCCTTGTATGTGTCAAATACAACTGATATATCACAGGGAATTTTATGTTTCAAAGACAACAATTTTACGAAACGCACCATCCCTGCTGTGTTCACCACAAACTGTTCCATACCTGGTCAATACGTCATATACTACAACGAAAGACTGTTGAATGGTTCATACCCAATAGATTATTCTGCACATACCCAAATCAACTTATGCGAGGTTGAAGTGTATG GATGCCCTACAAATGGATACTATGGAATTAACTGTTCCTCTCCCTGTCCAGATATTAACTGTCAGTACTGTCACATAGAGACGGGCATCTGTCAGGGTTGTAAACCAAAGTATAGAGGACACCAGTGTGAATTAG ATGTCTTCATGGCTGAAAGGGACACAGACGTTAAAAAAAGTAAGAACTTTCCTCTGAACCGTATcgaatatttacaatgttttgtttgtatatCTTCGTTGACTGCAAtaccaaatatattttatatcaatggggaaaatgttttaatatgtgAATAG